A stretch of Thermotoga sp. SG1 DNA encodes these proteins:
- a CDS encoding 23S rRNA (pseudouridine(1915)-N(3))-methyltransferase RlmH — protein sequence MKVRVVVGGKLDDFIKMGIEHYKKFLRRFCRIEIIELKRTHRGSVEEIVKRETEELKKRVLPGSLMVVMDRRGENLSSKEFAGFLKEVEMKGKDITFLIGGPYGLSEEILSEAHRVFSLSRMTFTHGMSALIVLEQVFRAFKIIRGESYHY from the coding sequence ATGAAGGTAAGAGTTGTTGTGGGTGGAAAGCTAGATGATTTCATAAAGATGGGAATAGAACATTACAAGAAATTTCTTAGACGATTTTGCAGGATCGAGATCATCGAGTTGAAACGTACCCATAGAGGAAGCGTTGAAGAAATTGTAAAAAGAGAGACAGAGGAACTGAAAAAGAGGGTTTTACCCGGCAGTTTGATGGTGGTTATGGACAGAAGGGGTGAAAACCTCTCCTCGAAGGAATTCGCCGGATTCCTCAAAGAAGTGGAGATGAAAGGAAAAGATATCACGTTCTTGATTGGTGGGCCCTATGGATTGAGTGAAGAGATACTCTCCGAGGCCCACCGTGTTTTTTCTCTGTCCAGGATGACCTTCACCCATGGGATGAGCGCTCTCATAGTTTTGGAACAGGTGTTCAGGGCGTTTAAAATAATACGTGGAGAAAGTTACCATTACTGA